aggggagggggatctgtggatggcactgtttaggggagggggatctgtggatggcactgtttaggggagggggatctgtggatggcactgtttagggggggatctgtggatgtctgtgattaattactctgctttaattatgttcaatttgtagcaataaaaatacatcctgcatatcagatatttacattacaattcataacagtagcaaaattagttatgatgtagcaaggaaaaaaatgtaatggttgggggtcaccacaacatgaggaactgtattaaggggtcacggctttagaaaggttgagaaccactgctctagagGGAGGGAGAGAATGGACAATCCAGTCCATTCCCTGCAACTAGCACTGCCAAGTGTTTGCTTCCACCTGCTGGCAGACCAGGTAATTACATGAATATTTAACAGCTACAGGAAATACATATGCACATGGTGAAGATAAGTACACTACTGCATTAGATGACATTTATGTTAGCCTATAGGAAATGGTAGTGAGGTGCcaaggagtggtaatggcactccgggtcATTACAGATAAGGtgagatatttatttatttttatccaaaAGGCCATATGTGCATATGAGTGTATTACCATGTTTAATGgctgttagacgggtgcacttcAGTCAAAAGGCAGTTAAAAATGGTCTCATTGATTGATAGGCTAAATGGGGTTTTAACCTATTGatccgtgacaaattaattcggaacaaatcaaatttcttgttgaacttTGACCAAGCTGCAGAATTAATTTTTcaaaagtttgctcatctctagttatcacaTTCTGAACAATAAAATCACTTCTTtccagtgtgaattctctgatgtttaacaagatttgctttatgtttgaaagatttcccacattctaaacaagaaattggcttctcccctgtgtgatatcTCTGATGTACAGTAAGATATGATTTCCGTGggaaagatttcccacattctaaacaagaaaatggcttctcccctgtatgaattctctgatgtctaacaagacttgatttattagtaaaacatttcccacattctaaacaagaaaatagcttctcccctgtgtgaattctctgatgtgcaactagatgtgatttatttataaaagatttcccacattctaaacaagaaaatggcttctcccctgtgtgaattctctgatgtgcaactagatttgatttatttatgaaagatttcccacattctaaacaagaaaatggcttctcccctgtgtgaattctctgatgtctaacaagagttgatttatcagtaaaacatttcccacattctaaacaagaaaatagcttctcccctgtgtgatatcTCTGATGTACAGTAAGATTTGATTTATGTGagaaagatttcccacattctaaacaagaaaatagcttctcccctgtgtgaattctctgatgtatagtaAGATATGATTTCTGTGagaaagatttcccacattctaaacaagaaaatagcttctcccctgtgtgatatcTCTGATGTACAGTAAGATATGATTTGCGTGagaaagatttcccacattctaaacaagaaaatggcttctcccctgtgtgaattctctgatggttaAGATCTGATTTCTgctgaaaacatttcccacattctgaacgtgAAAGAAcattttcccttgtgtgacttcTTTGATGATGAACACTTCTTCTGTGGCTTTTATTTTGCTTaacagtctgtgatgaatcagaagattgAAATCCATCCAAAGGATCAGATAATAGACCTTTGCTGTGAACGGCTGAGGGTACATCTGAGATAACAGCATGCTCTTCATGTGTATCTGCTGTGACACGACAATCATCTGTTCTAAAATCTGATATCACGTGTTTTTCTGAGctcctggtacagtcatctgccaaTAAATCTGACTTTTAGAATTTTTAAATAATAGAACCttaaaactatatatatttacaaCAGTTCTATATAAAGAAAATCCATACAAATTACAAGTCATGGAGCAAAATTCAAATATCAACTATGGTGTGACGAATACCATACATCGTGCCCGCTTAACGttgcctacgtcgagctcacgagaagcGGTATGGTCACGAgttaccaaaaacgtgacgttgcgccctccagaggagcaggtaaggtcagcgttgtacagtttacacatacacctcctgtccatgcgggcacagagaggcaacaagctgagagagccttttcactgctgcaatgaaaacagcgctgtctccgcccaggtatctgccaccagctctcgtttgatataagcccggtccgctaacggaattatacagggtgagaaaccaaccagcagtagcttataactaggccaaaacacggacgtggggattcgcgatcgagatacaagacagcacaagattaaattatatatttaatcaccgtaagggcacactagaaataaaatatacacaggtaatatatacagtggtctgaggttacagatacaggttatatgggtacaacagggttaagcaaagtaaaagtcagttaccgggtagatgaaagttcctttgggtcaTAAGGGTGGAATAGaccttggctgcagtcacgtgggggcagtgaggtCAACTGGTTCCTGGTCTCTCCAAAAacattggcacgatgtgacccccttcagaaaagaGACCGCcctctggcttgcatgggcttatgacctgtagccagccgctcccctccccgcctatggttagggtccacccctccttctctggtgctaGGAGCAAATGACCaatagggctcatagccccagaccagaatgtcgcaggaagatggttccgggcccaattgatccgtCTAGGCtctggctacaactagagtccaaacatggtaccggtATTTGGTTTCTgttgggagatatggatatctcctttCCCTGGCATGCCCCCATCCAACAAAGCCCATGGGCACGTacttcgtggccaccgggacacaaatatgtatgttTGCTCCTGcaatggccgggcgattcataattccttatgaaatgtaggtgccaacatgtctggaaggTATCCTTGATCCTGACAAGgcctgatacctcctgctggggggttttcctgcagaatttagcttgcctccaaactggttgattgaggtgtgaccttctccacctggggcctccttgaagcctggacccctggggctttcttccttgccagctgacaatcagatggctggggggtgggaacttattttgcatgtacactgatgaacatgccaaaaggtgaatcaaatgacaatcagggctggggctttgaagcagggccctcctgtggagttcactacctctgctatctgtcagcaaatgggggtgtgaggacatggctgacaaatattaatccatattcctcacatatGAAAAAACGGATACCAATCTGACAGTAGATAAGTAGCCTGGACCAATAGATGATGATGTTAGGTCACCAGGCTGGTCACTTGTATTTTCCACTCTTGTGCTGAAGCCAGCATCTTCATAGGTTCACAAGGGATCTGTGAATCAGTGCTATAAGCTGGTGTCCGTCTCACACACTGACCGCTAACTGCACTTAAGCACAAAACACACCAGAAATTGAAGCTGAAAGCCCACCTTCTATCTA
The sequence above is a segment of the Bufo bufo chromosome 4, aBufBuf1.1, whole genome shotgun sequence genome. Coding sequences within it:
- the LOC120999328 gene encoding oocyte zinc finger protein XlCOF22-like is translated as MFFHVQNRIHTGEKPFSCLECGKSFSRKSYLTVHQRYHTGEKLFSCLECGKSFSQKSYLTIHQRIHTGEKLFSCLECGKSFSHKSNLTVHQRYHTGEKLFSCLECGKCFTDKSTLVRHQRIHTGEKPFSCLECGKSFINKSNLVAHQRIHTGEKPFSCLECGKSFINKSHLVAHQRIHTGEKLFSCLECGKCFTNKSSLVRHQRIHTGEKPFSCLECGKSFPRKSYLTVHQRYHTGEKPISCLECGKSFKHKANLVKHQRIHTGKK